In a single window of the bacterium genome:
- a CDS encoding nitroreductase family protein has product MDFYELIRNRESIRNYDPERPLDQDTLYRILEAGRWAPSAVNFQPWRFLVISSEEMLAKIRPCYGRDWFSGAPHVLVVVGYPEQAWVREKDGYNFLETDLTIALDHMILAAEYEGVATCWVGAYDPYMLREALSLKENEIVYSITPLGYPKKGFEKKGNKNRKAMDEIVQFL; this is encoded by the coding sequence ATGGACTTTTACGAACTTATCCGAAACCGCGAGAGTATCAGGAACTACGACCCCGAACGACCCCTCGACCAGGATACCCTCTACCGGATCCTCGAGGCGGGAAGGTGGGCGCCGTCGGCAGTGAACTTCCAGCCGTGGCGCTTCCTGGTGATCTCATCAGAGGAGATGCTGGCTAAAATTCGGCCGTGCTACGGCCGTGACTGGTTCTCCGGCGCGCCCCATGTCCTGGTGGTCGTGGGCTATCCGGAACAGGCGTGGGTCAGGGAAAAAGATGGGTACAATTTTCTGGAAACCGATCTCACCATCGCCCTGGATCACATGATCCTGGCGGCTGAGTACGAGGGAGTTGCGACCTGCTGGGTGGGGGCCTACGACCCGTACATGCTGCGGGAGGCCCTTTCACTGAAGGAAAACGAGATCGTCTATTCCATAACACCTCTCGGCTACCCGAAAAAGGGGTTTGAGAAGAAGGGGAATAAGAACCGGAAAGCGATGGATGAGATAGTTCAGTTCCTTTAA
- a CDS encoding NfeD family protein has product MMKFVFWHWWVIAVVLVIVEAFVAGTFFLWMGVSAAVVGFVLLIAPGMGWEYQVLLFAVFSVVSIALWLIRLKKYPTRSQVSNLNRRAARYLGHIAIIKDPVVNGLGTINVDDTIWRVMGPDCEAGTKVKVIGAAGTNLKVEIFMEKNL; this is encoded by the coding sequence ATGATGAAATTCGTTTTCTGGCACTGGTGGGTGATCGCTGTGGTGCTCGTCATTGTCGAGGCGTTCGTCGCCGGCACCTTTTTTCTCTGGATGGGGGTGTCGGCCGCTGTCGTGGGGTTTGTACTGCTCATCGCCCCGGGCATGGGCTGGGAGTATCAGGTTCTGCTTTTCGCCGTATTCTCGGTGGTGAGCATCGCGCTGTGGCTCATCAGGCTGAAAAAATACCCCACGAGATCCCAGGTCTCCAACCTTAACAGGCGCGCGGCCCGTTACTTGGGACACATCGCCATCATTAAGGATCCTGTTGTGAACGGATTGGGCACCATCAACGTGGACGATACCATCTGGCGTGTCATGGGGCCGGACTGCGAGGCGGGGACGAAGGTAAAAGTCATTGGAGCAGCAGGGACCAATCTGAAGGTGGAGATCTTTATGGAGAAAAACCTGTAA
- a CDS encoding SPFH/Band 7/PHB domain protein has protein sequence MFEFGAFAIVVAVFAIVVLFLGVKTVPQGYGYTVERWGKFVRTLDPGLHIIIPFVDKIGFKKNMMEQVLDIEKQDVISRDNAMVSVDGVLYYQIDDAAKSSYEVNRLEYAITNLGLTNIRTVLGSMDLDEMLSKRDEINAELLRVIDAATNPWGVKVTRVEIKDIQPPQDLVESMARQMKAERDKRAQILEAEGFKQAEILKAEGQKQAVVLDAEGRREAAFRNAEARERQAQAEAKATKDVSQAISEGDINAVNYFVAMRYVESLEKIGVANNSKIVFMPLDASGVIGAIGGVGELIKDAGKGKGAEK, from the coding sequence ATGTTCGAGTTTGGAGCGTTCGCCATTGTCGTCGCCGTTTTCGCCATCGTTGTCCTGTTTCTCGGCGTCAAAACGGTACCCCAGGGGTACGGGTACACAGTGGAGAGGTGGGGCAAGTTCGTCAGGACACTCGATCCGGGCCTTCACATAATCATTCCCTTCGTGGACAAGATCGGTTTCAAGAAGAACATGATGGAACAGGTGCTCGATATCGAGAAGCAGGACGTCATCAGCCGCGATAACGCCATGGTCTCCGTGGACGGTGTCCTTTATTACCAGATCGACGACGCTGCCAAAAGCTCCTATGAGGTCAACCGGCTCGAATACGCCATCACCAACCTGGGCCTGACCAACATCAGGACCGTGCTGGGCAGCATGGACCTGGACGAGATGCTTTCAAAACGCGACGAGATCAACGCTGAGTTACTGAGAGTAATCGACGCCGCCACCAATCCGTGGGGGGTCAAGGTCACCCGCGTGGAGATAAAGGACATCCAGCCTCCCCAGGACCTTGTAGAGTCCATGGCGCGGCAGATGAAAGCCGAGCGTGACAAGCGGGCCCAGATCCTGGAGGCGGAAGGTTTCAAGCAGGCTGAGATCCTCAAAGCCGAGGGGCAGAAACAGGCCGTTGTTCTGGATGCCGAGGGACGCAGGGAAGCGGCTTTTCGTAACGCCGAAGCCAGGGAGCGCCAGGCCCAGGCCGAGGCCAAGGCCACGAAAGACGTCTCCCAGGCCATCTCCGAGGGCGACATCAACGCGGTGAACTATTTCGTGGCTATGAGATATGTGGAGTCCCTGGAAAAGATCGGTGTCGCCAACAACTCCAAGATAGTCTTCATGCCCCTCGATGCCTCCGGGGTGATAGGGGCCATCGGCGGGGTCGGTGAGTTGATCAAGGATGCCGGGAAGGGAAAAGGAGCTGAAAAATGA
- a CDS encoding transglycosylase domain-containing protein codes for MKKLLLLILLSGFLTFLVVGGWLFLAVSSLPQVDFLSNPGVSLQVNFPDWRGRYHPYTVGPENPDWVPLSNIPQNLRNAVLSGEDFSFYSHKGVDWFELRESFLKDLQERRFSRGASTITQQLAKNLFLSRDKTVKRKVSELVLARRMEKALTKDRILELYLNVVELGDMVYGVGPGTRHHFGKQLSGLSLRECTFLAAMLPGPKVYDPERNMDRVMNRSDHILGVMLKGRMITDDQYLAALVEIPFAGEPSELVDTEQDPGSAMDIPPEIEEDSITNEDQIIVTPEEGVENGEVFTTQDGIVEIPIR; via the coding sequence TTGAAGAAATTACTTCTCTTGATCCTCTTGTCCGGTTTCCTGACTTTTCTTGTCGTCGGTGGCTGGCTGTTCCTGGCCGTCTCCAGTCTGCCCCAGGTGGATTTTCTCTCGAACCCCGGAGTCTCCCTGCAGGTTAACTTCCCCGACTGGCGGGGTCGTTACCATCCATATACCGTGGGTCCTGAGAATCCCGACTGGGTCCCTCTATCAAACATCCCCCAGAACCTTCGGAACGCGGTCCTCTCCGGTGAGGATTTTTCCTTTTACTCCCACAAGGGAGTGGACTGGTTCGAGCTTCGCGAATCGTTTTTAAAAGACCTTCAGGAGCGCCGTTTCTCACGGGGTGCCAGCACGATCACCCAACAGCTGGCCAAGAACCTCTTCCTGTCCCGGGACAAGACCGTAAAACGCAAGGTGAGCGAACTGGTCCTTGCCCGGCGCATGGAAAAGGCGCTGACCAAGGACCGCATTTTGGAGCTTTACCTCAATGTGGTCGAACTGGGGGATATGGTCTACGGGGTAGGGCCAGGGACACGCCACCACTTCGGCAAACAGCTGTCAGGGTTGTCACTTCGTGAATGCACCTTTCTGGCTGCCATGCTGCCCGGCCCCAAAGTCTACGATCCGGAGCGGAACATGGATCGGGTGATGAACCGCTCGGACCACATCCTCGGTGTCATGCTCAAGGGCCGCATGATCACGGACGACCAGTACCTGGCTGCCCTGGTTGAGATCCCGTTCGCCGGGGAACCTTCCGAGCTCGTGGATACAGAACAGGATCCGGGATCCGCTATGGACATACCACCGGAGATCGAAGAAGATTCAATAACAAATGAGGACCAGATTATCGTAACTCCAGAAGAGGGTGTGGAGAACGGGGAGGTGTTCACCACCCAGGACGGGATCGTTGAGATACCGATAAGATAG